A stretch of the Petrotoga sibirica DSM 13575 genome encodes the following:
- a CDS encoding phospholipase D-like domain-containing protein — GEGELKVNFRKYSYNKTSKLIFKSSQDGGLTKLRKKLTLTALFLFSFISLFSYDLFFSGGELVHFINQKLNISTSVKVVSFSMDDTISKNISAINHQIFLEKDGGYSGDLNLNIKYDKSLDGYLHQKYMIFDDKAVLFGTGNFTRSGLLSDLNIFIYTEDEKIVKVFLDEYENFQSGLFGDSKKVINERLNAAEFGKVKIVTGPSKEVLNSVLKEIKRSKVSIKVFSYSFTDPYFVHILEKASSNNVKVEILSDDWNKTYSSPLKYMVDIKIKYRNDIHAKCITIDDDTVIIGSYNLTYRAREKNDEMVVIIKNKGLANDINRKFDLLWQEW; from the coding sequence GGCGAAGGGGAGCTAAAAGTAAATTTTAGAAAGTATTCTTATAATAAAACCTCAAAACTAATTTTCAAAAGTTCACAGGATGGAGGTTTAACAAAATTGAGAAAAAAGCTTACTTTAACAGCATTATTTCTATTTTCTTTTATTTCACTTTTTTCCTACGATCTTTTTTTTTCTGGCGGTGAGTTGGTACACTTTATAAATCAAAAACTAAATATAAGTACTTCCGTAAAAGTAGTATCTTTTAGTATGGATGATACAATTTCTAAAAATATATCAGCTATAAACCATCAAATATTTTTAGAAAAAGATGGCGGATACTCTGGAGATTTAAATTTAAACATCAAATACGATAAAAGCCTTGACGGTTACCTACATCAAAAGTATATGATCTTCGATGACAAAGCGGTATTATTTGGAACGGGGAATTTCACTAGAAGCGGTTTATTATCAGACTTGAACATCTTTATTTACACCGAAGACGAAAAGATTGTAAAAGTTTTTCTTGACGAATATGAGAACTTTCAAAGTGGTTTATTTGGAGATTCCAAAAAAGTAATCAATGAGCGTCTAAATGCCGCCGAATTTGGGAAAGTAAAAATAGTAACCGGACCATCAAAAGAGGTCCTTAACTCAGTTTTAAAAGAGATTAAGAGATCCAAAGTTTCTATAAAGGTTTTCTCGTATTCTTTCACAGATCCCTACTTCGTTCATATATTAGAAAAGGCTTCTTCGAATAACGTAAAGGTTGAAATACTATCCGATGATTGGAATAAAACCTACAGTTCACCATTAAAGTATATGGTAGACATAAAGATAAAATATAGGAATGATATTCATGCAAAATGTATAACAATCGATGATGATACGGTTATTATAGGAAGCTACAATCTTACGTATAGGGCAAGAGAGAAAAACGACGAAATGGTTGTAATAATTAAAAACAAAGGGTTAGCTAACGATATAAATAGAAAATTTGATTTATTATGGCAAGAATGGTAA
- a CDS encoding NAD+ synthase, which yields MKIRISLAQMNSTVGDYQGNVEKIKDFISKANEKGADLILFPELTLNGYPPEDLILKTQFLRDSLRSIEEIQDFSKSKDIVIILGAVDWDVESYNTAFVIYKGEIYGNYKKMFLPNYSVFDEKRYFTAGRVPFLMEIERIKIGITICEDLWVPNGPAVSLAQNGANLILNLSSSPFYKGRNKVRFEMLKTRASELSSWIAYCNNVGGQDELVFDGGSVVINPYGEIELSAPSFEEGLYFIDIDPLEPTRANLREGKRKHYNQSTYYESVNTIKIAKKITEKTAIKAAKVHSFDIYEQLYLAIKTGIKDYVWKNGFQKVVLGLSGGIDSSLVAAIAADAIGPENVLGLIMPSQYSSKGSIDDSIELSKNLKINYKIIPINDLYEKYIENLKESFKNTDEDKTEENIQARIRGNLVMAFSNKFGYLALACGNKSEAATGYATLYGDMAGGFSPIKDLYKTDLYNVARKYNELHGKEIIIRSILEKPPSAELRPNQKDEDTLPPYSLLDEILFKYIDREMSYDELLQEGYDEGLLKNVINMVNKNEYKRRQSAPGIKLTERSFGKDRRMPITNKYIPW from the coding sequence ATGAAAATAAGAATATCTTTGGCCCAAATGAACTCCACAGTTGGAGATTATCAGGGAAATGTAGAAAAGATAAAAGATTTCATTTCTAAAGCTAACGAAAAAGGTGCAGATCTAATACTCTTTCCAGAATTAACTCTAAATGGTTATCCCCCCGAAGACTTAATCTTAAAAACCCAATTTCTAAGGGATTCCTTGAGAAGTATTGAAGAAATTCAGGATTTTAGCAAATCAAAAGATATAGTAATAATTTTAGGTGCTGTTGATTGGGATGTTGAATCTTACAACACCGCTTTTGTTATTTACAAAGGGGAAATCTACGGTAATTATAAAAAGATGTTCTTACCAAATTACTCAGTTTTTGACGAAAAAAGGTATTTTACTGCCGGTAGAGTACCTTTTTTAATGGAAATTGAACGAATCAAAATAGGAATAACAATCTGTGAAGATCTATGGGTTCCCAATGGGCCAGCTGTTTCCTTGGCACAAAACGGTGCCAATTTGATTCTAAATCTTTCTTCATCTCCTTTTTATAAGGGAAGAAATAAAGTAAGGTTCGAAATGCTCAAAACTCGAGCATCAGAATTATCAAGCTGGATCGCTTATTGCAATAATGTGGGTGGGCAAGATGAGTTAGTTTTTGATGGTGGAAGTGTTGTTATTAACCCATACGGAGAAATAGAATTAAGTGCTCCTTCTTTTGAAGAAGGATTATATTTTATCGACATAGACCCCCTAGAACCCACTAGAGCCAATTTAAGGGAAGGAAAAAGGAAACATTACAATCAAAGTACATATTATGAAAGTGTAAATACCATAAAAATAGCAAAAAAGATCACCGAAAAAACCGCTATAAAAGCTGCCAAAGTTCACTCTTTTGACATATATGAGCAATTATATCTAGCCATAAAAACTGGGATAAAAGATTACGTTTGGAAAAATGGTTTCCAAAAAGTTGTTTTAGGCTTAAGTGGAGGAATAGATTCTTCGCTTGTAGCAGCTATTGCAGCCGATGCTATTGGTCCTGAAAATGTATTAGGATTGATAATGCCCTCTCAATACTCTTCTAAAGGCAGTATCGACGATTCGATAGAACTATCCAAAAATCTGAAAATTAATTACAAAATAATACCTATAAATGATCTATACGAAAAATACATTGAAAATTTAAAAGAAAGCTTTAAAAACACCGATGAAGACAAAACTGAAGAAAATATACAAGCAAGGATAAGGGGAAACTTAGTAATGGCATTTTCGAACAAATTTGGATATTTGGCCTTAGCTTGCGGTAACAAAAGCGAGGCAGCAACAGGATACGCTACCTTGTATGGAGATATGGCTGGAGGATTCTCTCCCATTAAAGACTTATACAAAACTGACCTATACAACGTTGCCAGAAAATACAATGAACTGCACGGAAAAGAAATTATTATAAGGTCTATATTAGAAAAGCCTCCTTCAGCAGAACTTCGACCAAATCAAAAAGATGAAGATACCTTACCCCCATACTCTTTACTAGATGAAATTTTATTCAAATATATAGACAGAGAAATGTCTTATGATGAATTACTCCAAGAAGGATACGATGAAGGGCTATTGAAAAATGTAATAAATATGGTCAATAAAAACGAGTACAAAAGAAGGCAATCTGCTCCAGGTATAAAACTAACTGAAAGAAGTTTTGGAAAAGACAGAAGGATGCCAATAACCAACAAATATATACCCTGGTAG